Within the Glycine max cultivar Williams 82 chromosome 12, Glycine_max_v4.0, whole genome shotgun sequence genome, the region TACAAGAAATGGGTAGAGAGATTGTTAAGGAGGAAGCAGGTGATGTAGTTGGTGAATGCAGCAGATTATGGCATCATGAAGATGTTTTTCAAGTACTAGTTAATGATACTGTAAGAATGTCATCAACTTTCTTTCTTGATTTTTATCATCCTTAAACATTTTAGTTTGTCTTAAATTATGAATacttaattaaattacttataATTGCTTTGAAGGGAAGTAGCAAAATTCAGGGAATAATGCTTGATCCCCCTCTAAGAGAAGAAATTGAATGTACTGATATTGTATTTAAGAAGATGAAGAATCTTAGGATTCTCATTGTTCGCCAAACAATATTTTCATGTGAGCCTTGTTATCTCCCAAATAACTTAAGGGTACTAGAATGGACAGAGTACCCTTCACAGTCTTTCCCGTCAGATTTTTATCCCAGTAAACTTGTGAGGTTCAATTTATCTGGAAGCAATCTACTCGTACTGGAAAATCCATTTCAGGTACAATTGCTTAttgtttttcatgttttataaaattgtttagaTTGCTTGACCTTATCACATAActgatcttaatttttttcacctCAATTTGTATGCAATGTTGCACTTTTCATATCtcgttctttttttttagttttaattatcttAACATTTGAAACAActgcatataaaaaaattatatcgtgcTAATTACCTTCATCTGAAaacaatttacataattttgatGTACTGctgttaattaatttctttatgcATGTTTTGCAGAGATTTGAGCATTTGACTTACATGGAAATCTCCCATTGTCGTACGGTTGTTGAATTTCCTGATGTCTCTCGGGCCAAGAATTTAAGAGAATTAAGACTTGATAGATGCCAGAAACTGGTTAGCATTCATAAATCAGTTGGACGTCTTGCTAACCTTGTTTTTCTAAGTGCTACACACTGCAATCAACTCCAAAGTTTTGTTCCAACAATCTATTTGCCATCTCTCGAATACCTTTCCTTTGGCTATTGCTCAAGACTCGCACACTTCCCAGAGATTGAGAGAACAATGGATAAGCCATTAAGGATTCAAATGTTATATACAGCTATCCAGGAGCTTCCAGAATCCATTAAGAAACTTACTGGGCTTAACTATCTTCACATTGAAGGTTGTAAGGGACTCCAACATTTACCAAGTAGCTTATTTGTGTTGCCAAATTTTGTCACATTAAGAATTGGAGGTTGTTATCTACTTCGAGAGTCATTTAGAAGGTTCGAAGGAAGCCATTCAGCTTGCCCAAAACTAGAGACATTACACTTCGGTATGGCTGATCTATCAGACGAAGATATTCACGcgattatttacaattttccaAACTTGAAACACTTAGATGTATCGTTCAACCATTTTGTGTCTCTCCCAGCACACATTAAACAATCTACTAAGTTGACAAGTCTTGACGTGAGTTATTGTGATAAGCTTCAAGAAATTCCAGAACTTCCATCAACTGTTCAGAAAGTATATGCAAGCGAATGCAACTCCTTAACTCCCGAAACATCAAACATCTTATGGTCTCAGGTTAACTAGCACCACTTTTGCtgatatatatttacataacaaataaatattctttaattaaaaaagataaaattaatatcttagTCATTGAGAAATGCTTTCCAGTGTAGTTCCACAATTTCATTCCCGTTCCTTCCTCTCATTTTATTTCactcttaacaaaagaaaataacaaagtaTCCATACTATATAGAACATAAACAGTTTACAATagataattataattgtgtTTCTTGTTTGTGGGATGTGTCACAGGTGCGTAAAGAGATTAGGGGATTAGAAGTGAGGATGCCGAAAAGGGAGATTCCAGAATGGTTCGACTATGTTAATGAGGGAGGGTATCCAGTTTTCAAGGCTCGTGGGAAGTTCCCTGCAGTTGCTTTAGCGTTTGTATTCGGGGACGTGAAGGCCCTTCCTTATCTCTCGTCGATGGGAGTTCACTTGCACTTGTTCATTGAGGGTGAACACAGACTGTGCGATAGATTCATAGTGGTCAAGAATCAAGCGTTGTTGTGTGACATACGAGTTTTGTTCAGTTTCGAGAAGTGGGAGGATGTAGGTGTTGGAATTGGTAATGATTGGAAGACCATACAGGTTTTCTGTGAAACAGGCTGCAACTCTCTACGTTCATGGGGAGTTTATGTGTACAGGCATGAGACTAACATGGAGGATATCCA harbors:
- the LOC100801890 gene encoding TMV resistance protein N isoform X2, which gives rise to MCKKGIHGTGGIGKTTLVKALYDSIYKQFQGSCFLSNFRENSSQIQGIKHLQEGHLSEILEGSKILLKNIEKGIGTITSRLRLKRVVIVVDDVDDIEELKKLAEELDRFGPGSRIIITTRNKYLLDVGQVEKKYEVKMLNDQESLELFCQSAFRKSCPETNYEDLSNRAIRCCKGLPLALKVLGSHMVGKDLGGWKDALDRYGKSQHEGVQKVLRISYDSLPFNEKNIFLDIACFFNGWKLEYVKSVLDACDFSSGDGITTLVNKSLLTVDNECLGMHDLIQEMGREIVKEEAGDVVGECSRLWHHEDVFQVLVNDTGSSKIQGIMLDPPLREEIECTDIVFKKMKNLRILIVRQTIFSCEPCYLPNNLRVLEWTEYPSQSFPSDFYPSKLVRFNLSGSNLLVLENPFQRFEHLTYMEISHCRTVVEFPDVSRAKNLRELRLDRCQKLVSIHKSVGRLANLVFLSATHCNQLQSFVPTIYLPSLEYLSFGYCSRLAHFPEIERTMDKPLRIQMLYTAIQELPESIKKLTGLNYLHIEGCKGLQHLPSSLFVLPNFVTLRIGGCYLLRESFRRFEGSHSACPKLETLHFGMADLSDEDIHAIIYNFPNLKHLDVSFNHFVSLPAHIKQSTKLTSLDVSYCDKLQEIPELPSTVQKVYASECNSLTPETSNILWSQVRKEIRGLEVRMPKREIPEWFDYVNEGGYPVFKARGKFPAVALAFVFGDVKALPYLSSMGVHLHLFIEGEHRLCDRFIVVKNQALLCDIRVLFSFEKWEDVGVGIGNDWKTIQVFCETGCNSLRSWGVYVYRHETNMEDIQFLSQHSISSLVRSLHEERKKSDQSLKGREMFHLQMRNNEEMFYCMHKQRRRELLLISEKTSRRAMAPREGEGSSGLNIDDKEDKEADSMLELLAEITSDDGEETQEAGPSSEQRYEGLLDEDSRSACRSGKKLRRC